A stretch of the Mycobacterium sp. ITM-2016-00317 genome encodes the following:
- a CDS encoding gluconolaconase, whose product MRDLVRHKRIGVLLTGAALLTACTSGPGPALSPAPAPAPASTTDRPPGPGLGPVTVAVDERLADAPFDQPREALVPQGWTLSVWARTARPRLAAWTPDGALLVSVPSTGRVLRFAPRPGAAPEESVLLEDLDEPHGLAFDGTTLYVAESDQVLAYRYDRGTAVEPRTVAGGLPDDRSPDLRGAYSHVLKSVAVGRDGAVYFSIGSTGNISAQDRSADPPRATVMRVPPGGGPAEPFATGVRNGTGLAVAPDGALWTANNGRDNVAFPEPGPSYGQVIPEYVDDHPPEQIAKLTPGRELGWPYCNPDGGPADLPFIRDVQTNPDGAQMDCASLPPVEQSMGAHSAPLGLSFVDGELPAPYARGALVGVHGSWNRQPPRAPEVSFYPWQDGGLGDQQTLVGGFQADDGSRWGRPVAAVVGPDGAVYVTDDAADAIYRLAPP is encoded by the coding sequence ATGCGGGACTTGGTGCGGCATAAGCGAATCGGCGTCCTGCTGACCGGAGCGGCGCTGCTGACCGCCTGCACATCCGGACCGGGGCCCGCGCTGTCGCCTGCGCCCGCCCCGGCTCCGGCGAGCACGACCGACCGCCCACCGGGGCCCGGACTGGGCCCGGTGACCGTCGCGGTCGACGAACGGCTGGCCGACGCACCGTTCGACCAGCCGCGGGAGGCGCTGGTGCCGCAGGGCTGGACGCTGTCGGTGTGGGCGCGGACCGCCCGGCCGCGCCTGGCCGCGTGGACCCCCGACGGCGCCCTGCTCGTCTCGGTGCCCAGCACCGGCCGGGTGCTGCGGTTCGCACCGCGCCCCGGCGCGGCGCCCGAGGAATCGGTGCTGCTCGAGGACCTCGACGAGCCGCACGGCCTGGCCTTCGACGGGACGACGCTCTATGTCGCCGAAAGCGACCAGGTGCTGGCCTACCGGTACGACCGGGGCACCGCCGTCGAGCCCAGGACGGTCGCAGGCGGGCTGCCCGACGACCGCAGCCCCGATCTGCGGGGCGCCTACTCGCACGTGCTCAAGAGCGTCGCGGTCGGCCGCGACGGTGCCGTCTACTTCTCCATCGGCTCGACCGGCAACATCTCGGCGCAGGACCGCTCGGCCGACCCACCGAGGGCGACGGTCATGCGGGTGCCGCCCGGTGGCGGACCCGCCGAACCGTTCGCGACCGGGGTGCGCAACGGCACCGGGCTGGCGGTCGCGCCCGACGGCGCGCTGTGGACGGCCAACAACGGACGTGACAACGTCGCCTTCCCGGAGCCGGGTCCGTCCTACGGGCAGGTGATCCCGGAGTACGTCGACGACCACCCGCCCGAACAGATCGCCAAGCTCACACCCGGACGTGAACTCGGATGGCCGTACTGCAACCCCGACGGCGGCCCGGCCGACCTGCCGTTCATCCGCGACGTGCAAACCAATCCCGATGGTGCGCAGATGGACTGCGCGTCACTGCCGCCGGTCGAGCAGAGCATGGGCGCCCACTCGGCGCCGCTGGGCCTGAGCTTCGTCGACGGCGAGCTTCCGGCGCCGTACGCGCGCGGCGCGCTGGTCGGGGTGCACGGCTCGTGGAACCGACAGCCGCCCCGGGCCCCGGAGGTGTCGTTCTACCCGTGGCAGGACGGCGGGCTCGGCGACCAGCAGACACTGGTCGGCGGCTTCCAGGCCGACGACGGATCCCGTTGGGGCAGACCGGTGGCCGCCGTCGTCGGACCCGACGGCGCGGTGTACGTCACCGACGACGCGGCCGACGCGATCTACCGGCTGGCGCCGCCTTAA
- a CDS encoding pirin family protein: MGNSRSTVDVRRADDRAKTKIAWLDSKHSFSFGSHYEPDNTHHGLLLVNNDDVVKPGTGFDTHPHRDMEIVTWVLRGSLVHQDSTGNSGVIYPGLAQRMSAGRGILHSEKNDSWTLTGQETHSEPVHFVQMWVVPDESGADPGYQQLEIDDELLRGRMVTIASGMPAHTDTAAITIRNRYAALHGARLEPGQSVELPEAPYLHLFVPRGEVTLEDAGALREGDAVRFTASGGQRVTATAPAEILVWEMHAGLGAA, from the coding sequence ATGGGCAACAGCCGCAGCACCGTCGACGTCCGGCGGGCCGACGACCGCGCGAAGACCAAGATCGCGTGGTTGGACTCCAAGCACTCGTTCTCGTTCGGCAGCCACTACGAACCGGACAACACCCACCACGGACTTCTGCTGGTCAACAACGACGACGTCGTGAAGCCGGGAACGGGGTTCGATACCCACCCGCACCGCGATATGGAGATCGTCACCTGGGTCTTGCGCGGCTCGCTGGTGCACCAGGACTCCACGGGCAACTCGGGGGTGATCTATCCCGGTCTGGCCCAACGGATGTCGGCCGGCCGCGGCATCCTGCATTCGGAGAAGAACGATTCCTGGACCCTCACCGGTCAGGAAACCCACAGTGAGCCAGTTCATTTCGTCCAGATGTGGGTGGTGCCCGACGAGTCCGGCGCCGACCCCGGCTACCAGCAGCTCGAGATCGACGACGAGCTGCTGCGCGGCCGGATGGTGACCATCGCCTCGGGCATGCCCGCGCACACCGACACCGCCGCGATCACCATCCGCAACCGGTACGCGGCGCTGCACGGCGCCCGCCTGGAACCGGGCCAGAGCGTCGAACTGCCCGAGGCGCCGTACCTTCACCTGTTCGTCCCCCGGGGCGAGGTCACCCTGGAGGACGCCGGAGCGCTGCGCGAAGGTGACGCGGTGCGCTTCACCGCATCCGGCGGCCAGCGGGTGACCGCCACCGCACCCGCGGAGATCCTCGTCTGGGAGATGCATGCGGGACTTGGTGCGGCATAA
- a CDS encoding MarR family transcriptional regulator, with the protein MEWLSDDQQRIWRDYLAVVSRLHTAMHRQLQSDCELSLSDYDVLVALSERGPLRIHELGELIGWEQSRLSHQLRRMRGRGLVAREGDDDDRRGASVALTDAGVAALQTAAPGHAELVRSVVFDGLTATQQRDFGAALAAILGRLRTPRPAG; encoded by the coding sequence ATGGAGTGGCTCAGCGACGACCAGCAGCGGATCTGGCGTGACTACCTGGCGGTGGTCAGCAGGCTGCACACGGCGATGCACCGTCAGCTGCAGTCGGACTGCGAACTGTCACTGTCCGACTACGACGTGCTCGTCGCGCTGTCGGAGCGCGGGCCGCTGCGCATCCACGAACTCGGCGAACTGATCGGCTGGGAACAGAGCAGGCTGTCCCACCAGCTGCGCCGGATGCGCGGCCGTGGGCTGGTGGCACGCGAAGGCGACGACGACGACCGGCGCGGGGCCAGCGTCGCGCTGACCGACGCCGGGGTAGCGGCCCTGCAGACCGCGGCGCCGGGACACGCCGAGCTGGTGCGCTCGGTGGTTTTCGACGGGCTCACCGCAACCCAGCAGCGGGACTTCGGCGCGGCGCTGGCGGCGATCCTGGGCCGGCTGCGGACCCCCCGGCCTGCTGGTTAG